ATTCAAAGGTTGCCATTTCGTTCAATATTTTACAGGATGCATCAACGATATTCATTGCCAAGACTGCACCTGTTCCTTCGCCAAGGCGTAAATCAAGGTCCAGGGTGGGCCTAAGCCCAAGCCATTGCAGTTGAACTTTGTGGCCCGGTTCCCGGGAACAGTGGCCTGCAATAATGTAATCCTTTACATTGGGTGCGAGAGTAACAGCAATAAGCGCCGCTGCTGTGGATATAAACCCATCAATGACTATAGGAATGCGGTTTGCAGCTCCGGCTAGAATTACCCCGGCTAACCCGCCGATTTCAAAGCCCCCGATTTTTGCCAGAACATCCAGGCCATCCTTTGGATTTGGATTATTTTTTCTAATACCTTTTTTTATTGCATTTATTTTATTTTCAAGAGTTTTGTTATCTATACCGGTACCTTTGCCGGTTACTTTTTCAACCTCAAGGTTACAAATCACAGAAGTTATAGCTGACGAGGGCGTAGTATTACCTATCCCCATCTCGCCAGTTCCTATAATATCCAGGCCGTTTTTAAGCTCTTCTTCAACAAGCTCAATGCCTGCTTCTATGGATTTAACAGCGTCTTCACTGCTCATTGCAGGGCCTTTTATAAAGTTCTTTGTCCCTAACCCGATTTTTTTGATTTTCAATTTTTCATTTTTAATTTTCAATTCTTCTGCTACGCCCAGGTCTGCCACAACAACTCTTGCGCCTGCGTGTTTTGCCAGGACATTTATTCCTGCCCCGTTATTTAGGAAATTATAAACCATCTGCGGTGTAACTTCTTTTGGGTATGCGCTTACTCCTTTTTCTACGATGCCATGGTCTCCGGCAAGGGTAAATATTACTTTGTTTTTCAAAACGGGATTTTTTTTGCCGCTTATAGCAACAATTTGTTTTGCGATCTCTTCCATTCTTCCCAAAGAGCCTAAAGGTTTGGTCAGGTTATCCAGGCGTTTTTGAGTTGCTTCTAATACCGATTTATCAATCGGCTTGATTCTGTTGATCATTTGTTCAATCTTTTGCAAGTTGCACCTCCATCATTTTATGTTTAATGGTATTCCAGCTACCATAAATTTAACTTCATCCGCATTTTGGGCTATAATCTGGTTAACCTTTCCTAAAACAGACTGAAAATTCCTTCCCATCTTGTATTGAGATATAAGACTGAGTCCGACTTCATTTGAAATTATATAGCAATTCAGCCTCCTTTCCTTTAATATAGCGCAAAACTGTTCAGTTTGCGCCAGAATATCATTTTCGTGCTTTTTTTCAAATAGGTTGTTCGATACCCAAAAATTAATACAATCAACTATTACTGTTTTAGTTCCTATTTTATTAGTTGTTTTAATTAAGTTTGTTTCTTCTTCGATTGTTTTCCATCTTGCCGGCCGTGTTTTGATATGGTCCCGGACTCTTTTTTCAATTTCTTTGTCCGTGATTACTGCTGTAGCGATATAAGTTACAGGGCAATTCAACTTTTTTGCC
Above is a window of Elusimicrobiota bacterium DNA encoding:
- the cobT gene encoding nicotinate-nucleotide--dimethylbenzimidazole phosphoribosyltransferase, with the translated sequence MQKIEQMINRIKPIDKSVLEATQKRLDNLTKPLGSLGRMEEIAKQIVAISGKKNPVLKNKVIFTLAGDHGIVEKGVSAYPKEVTPQMVYNFLNNGAGINVLAKHAGARVVVADLGVAEELKIKNEKLKIKKIGLGTKNFIKGPAMSSEDAVKSIEAGIELVEEELKNGLDIIGTGEMGIGNTTPSSAITSVICNLEVEKVTGKGTGIDNKTLENKINAIKKGIRKNNPNPKDGLDVLAKIGGFEIGGLAGVILAGAANRIPIVIDGFISTAAALIAVTLAPNVKDYIIAGHCSREPGHKVQLQWLGLRPTLDLDLRLGEGTGAVLAMNIVDASCKILNEMATFESAGVSTKTEQ
- the cobU gene encoding bifunctional adenosylcobinamide kinase/adenosylcobinamide-phosphate guanylyltransferase, coding for MGNKITFILGGVKSGKTTYALNEAKKLNCPVTYIATAVITDKEIEKRVRDHIKTRPARWKTIEEETNLIKTTNKIGTKTVIVDCINFWVSNNLFEKKHENDILAQTEQFCAILKERRLNCYIISNEVGLSLISQYKMGRNFQSVLGKVNQIIAQNADEVKFMVAGIPLNIK